One part of the Dyadobacter sp. 676 genome encodes these proteins:
- a CDS encoding efflux RND transporter periplasmic adaptor subunit, translating into MRTIMLVAGIIVALVLGKLFIFSKPGEGPNAKKGGESKNAKSSGGAVPVNVFVVGKESIENQIFASGTVLPNEEVNLMSEISGRLVKLDIKEGSYVAKGQLIAKINDRELRAQLQKVAYNQDLSKKIEARQKKLLNVEAINLEEYDVTSNNIRVLEAEKEVIEAQLEKTEIRAPFSGRIGLKFISEGAYLAPGTPIATIVQSNPVKIDFTVPEKYSPSIRLGSSVKFNLDGDPSTYTARILAVDPKVDESLRTLRVRAVANNPEGRFVPGMFVKVLADLDANRSAMMIPTEAIVPVLKGKKVFVVKNGKAQEAMVTTGLRTDKKIQIIDGLQPGDSLITSGIIAIKPNTAVKVNL; encoded by the coding sequence ATGCGTACGATCATGTTGGTGGCCGGGATCATCGTCGCGCTGGTTTTGGGAAAGTTGTTCATTTTTTCAAAGCCCGGCGAGGGGCCCAATGCGAAGAAAGGTGGGGAAAGCAAAAATGCAAAGTCCTCCGGCGGAGCCGTGCCGGTGAATGTGTTTGTCGTCGGGAAGGAGTCCATTGAAAACCAGATTTTCGCTTCCGGCACCGTGTTGCCCAATGAAGAAGTGAACCTGATGTCGGAAATATCGGGGAGGCTGGTGAAACTCGACATCAAGGAAGGATCGTACGTTGCCAAGGGCCAGCTGATCGCGAAAATCAATGACCGCGAGCTCCGTGCGCAGTTACAGAAGGTTGCCTATAACCAGGATCTAAGCAAAAAAATAGAAGCCAGACAGAAAAAATTATTGAACGTAGAAGCGATTAACCTCGAAGAATACGATGTCACCTCCAATAATATCCGGGTTCTCGAAGCGGAGAAGGAAGTAATTGAAGCACAGCTCGAAAAGACGGAAATCCGCGCCCCATTCAGCGGGCGGATCGGATTGAAATTTATCAGTGAAGGTGCATACCTGGCTCCGGGTACGCCCATCGCAACGATCGTGCAAAGCAATCCGGTAAAAATCGACTTTACGGTTCCCGAAAAATACAGTCCGAGCATTCGCCTGGGAAGTTCCGTGAAGTTTAACCTCGACGGCGATCCCTCGACATACACGGCCAGGATACTCGCCGTGGATCCGAAAGTGGACGAGAGCCTGCGCACGCTGCGGGTCCGCGCCGTGGCAAACAACCCCGAGGGCCGGTTTGTGCCGGGTATGTTTGTGAAGGTGCTGGCCGACCTGGACGCCAACCGTTCGGCGATGATGATCCCGACAGAGGCAATCGTGCCGGTTTTGAAAGGCAAGAAGGTATTTGTCGTGAAGAACGGCAAGGCGCAGGAAGCCATGGTAACCACCGGCTTACGCACCGATAAAAAGATCCAGATCATAGACGGGTTACAGCCCGGCGATTCGTTGATTACGTCCGGTATCATCGCTATCAAACCTAACACTGCCGTGAAGGTCAACCTATGA
- a CDS encoding efflux RND transporter permease subunit yields MSISTLSIKRPVLAIVMNLLIILFGFLGYKFLGMREFPSIDPPVVSIRTSYTGANADIIESQITEPLEKQLNSIEGIKSISSTSSQGTSQITVEFDIGVDMERAANDVRDKVGSASRTLPLDIDGPPVVSKADANSEPIIVLTFTSNTRSHLEVSDYAENVIAQRLQTIEGVSEIRIFGQKKYAMRIWMDPVKMAALGITTQDVKAALDKENVELPSGKLAGDNTELTVKTIGRFRTEEDFNEMIVKNSATQTIHLKDVGFAQLGPENEETILRLDNVPMIGLAISPMPGANYLDIAKEVNKRMAAIKKELPKDYKLDTLIDNTIFVERSIEEVGETLLIAIVLVVIIIYLFFRDWLIAFRPLIDIPVSLIGTFFIMYIMGFSVNVLTLLAIVLATGLVVDDGIVVTENIFKKIEQGMSPIEAAIKGSNEIIFAVLSTSITLASVFLPVIFMEGFVGKLFREFGIVISAAVLISAFVSLTLTPMLNAYLVRKTHKKSWFYEKTEPFFEKITNDYGNALAKFLKMRWVAVPLVAATVGMVWFFGKDLQSELAPLDDRNWFRINMTTPEGSSFEFTDRYVQEVGNMLMDSMPGRKGLMLITSPGNSGLGAANTGSGRIALVDKKLRKESQQEIADYINKKLKQMPDAKSFVVQQQTISVDSRGGLPIQYVIQAPDFEKLREYLPKFMEEVSNDPTFAITDVNLKFSKPEIQIVIDREKAKSLGISVQDVAQTMQLAFAGQRFGYFTMNGRQYQVIGQYDRANRDEPLDLKSMFVKTNTGSLVQLDNIVKAEEESSPPQLFHYNRYMSATVQAALAPGKTIGDGIAAMDRIRDKLNDETIQTALSGSSRDYAESSSNTMFSFFLALVLIYFILAAQFESFVDPFIIMFTVPLAIGGAVFSLWFFDQTLNIFSQIGMIMLIGLVTKNGILIVEFANQLREQGRSIQEAALEAATLRFRPILMTSLATILGALPIAMALGSAGRSRMSMGIVIMGGLLFSLVLTLYVIPAIYTFFSRPKNFEKIKMIERVARDSELEEPAHF; encoded by the coding sequence ATGAGCATCTCAACGCTTTCCATCAAAAGGCCGGTTCTTGCGATTGTCATGAACCTGTTGATCATATTGTTCGGGTTTCTGGGATATAAGTTCCTGGGCATGCGGGAGTTTCCCTCGATTGACCCGCCCGTGGTTTCCATACGCACGAGCTACACCGGAGCGAATGCGGACATCATCGAATCGCAGATCACCGAACCGCTCGAAAAGCAGCTGAACAGTATCGAAGGCATTAAGTCCATCAGTTCCACCAGCAGCCAGGGAACGAGCCAGATCACCGTCGAATTCGATATTGGGGTGGATATGGAGCGTGCCGCGAACGACGTGCGCGACAAGGTGGGTTCTGCCTCGCGGACTTTGCCGCTCGACATCGACGGGCCGCCGGTGGTGAGCAAGGCCGACGCCAACTCCGAACCGATTATCGTCCTGACGTTCACGAGTAATACCCGCTCGCATCTCGAGGTGAGCGACTATGCCGAAAACGTGATCGCGCAGCGCTTGCAAACCATCGAGGGCGTGAGCGAGATCCGGATTTTCGGACAAAAGAAATATGCGATGCGGATCTGGATGGACCCGGTCAAAATGGCTGCATTAGGCATTACGACCCAGGATGTCAAAGCCGCGCTCGACAAGGAGAACGTGGAGCTGCCGAGCGGAAAGCTGGCCGGAGACAACACCGAATTGACTGTGAAAACAATCGGCCGGTTCCGCACGGAGGAAGATTTCAATGAAATGATCGTCAAGAATTCGGCCACGCAAACCATTCATCTCAAAGATGTCGGATTTGCGCAGCTGGGGCCCGAAAATGAGGAAACGATCCTGCGCCTCGACAATGTGCCGATGATCGGTCTGGCCATTTCACCCATGCCAGGCGCCAATTATCTCGATATCGCGAAGGAAGTCAATAAACGGATGGCAGCCATCAAAAAGGAACTTCCCAAGGATTACAAGTTGGATACGCTGATCGACAACACTATTTTCGTCGAGCGCTCTATCGAAGAAGTGGGGGAGACGTTGTTGATCGCCATTGTGCTGGTGGTGATCATTATTTACCTGTTCTTCCGCGACTGGCTCATTGCTTTCCGCCCGTTGATCGACATTCCCGTTTCACTGATCGGGACATTTTTCATCATGTACATCATGGGTTTTTCCGTGAATGTGCTCACGCTTCTCGCAATCGTGCTCGCGACGGGGCTGGTAGTGGATGACGGCATTGTGGTCACCGAAAATATTTTCAAGAAAATCGAGCAGGGTATGAGCCCGATCGAGGCGGCAATCAAGGGTTCGAATGAGATCATTTTTGCGGTTTTATCGACGTCCATTACGCTTGCGTCGGTTTTCCTGCCGGTGATTTTTATGGAAGGTTTTGTAGGAAAACTGTTCCGTGAGTTCGGTATCGTTATTTCTGCCGCTGTATTGATCTCCGCATTCGTTTCGCTGACGCTTACGCCCATGCTGAATGCGTACCTGGTGCGCAAGACGCACAAGAAGAGCTGGTTTTACGAAAAAACGGAGCCGTTCTTTGAAAAAATTACCAACGATTATGGCAATGCGCTGGCGAAGTTTCTCAAAATGCGTTGGGTTGCCGTTCCGCTGGTGGCTGCCACAGTGGGAATGGTCTGGTTTTTCGGTAAAGATCTGCAATCGGAGCTGGCTCCCCTCGACGACCGCAACTGGTTCCGTATCAACATGACCACGCCGGAAGGATCATCGTTCGAATTTACGGACCGGTATGTGCAGGAAGTAGGTAATATGCTTATGGATTCGATGCCGGGAAGAAAAGGATTGATGCTCATTACTTCTCCCGGAAATTCCGGACTCGGGGCCGCCAATACCGGCAGCGGCCGGATTGCCCTGGTAGACAAAAAGTTAAGAAAAGAGTCGCAGCAGGAAATCGCCGATTATATCAATAAAAAACTCAAACAAATGCCCGATGCCAAGTCGTTTGTGGTGCAGCAGCAGACGATCTCGGTGGATTCGCGCGGCGGTTTGCCGATCCAGTATGTGATCCAGGCACCGGATTTTGAAAAATTGAGGGAATACCTTCCCAAATTCATGGAAGAAGTGTCGAACGACCCCACTTTTGCGATCACGGACGTAAACCTGAAATTCAGTAAACCGGAAATCCAGATCGTGATCGACCGGGAAAAGGCTAAATCATTGGGTATTTCGGTGCAGGACGTGGCGCAGACGATGCAACTGGCATTTGCGGGGCAGCGTTTTGGCTATTTCACCATGAATGGCCGTCAATATCAGGTAATCGGCCAGTACGACCGTGCCAACCGCGACGAGCCGCTGGATTTGAAGAGTATGTTTGTCAAAACGAATACAGGCAGTCTCGTTCAGCTCGACAACATTGTGAAAGCGGAAGAAGAAAGCAGCCCGCCGCAGCTTTTCCACTACAACCGTTACATGAGCGCGACCGTGCAGGCGGCGCTCGCGCCGGGCAAGACCATCGGGGACGGCATTGCTGCAATGGACCGCATTCGCGACAAATTGAACGACGAAACGATCCAGACCGCATTGAGCGGCTCCTCGCGCGACTATGCGGAAAGCTCGTCGAACACGATGTTCTCATTCTTCCTCGCATTGGTGCTGATCTACTTCATCCTCGCGGCGCAGTTCGAAAGTTTCGTCGACCCGTTTATCATCATGTTCACCGTTCCGCTTGCGATTGGAGGAGCGGTGTTCTCGCTCTGGTTCTTCGATCAGACATTGAACATTTTCAGTCAGATCGGGATGATTATGCTGATAGGTCTGGTTACCAAGAATGGTATCCTAATCGTCGAATTCGCGAATCAGCTGCGCGAGCAGGGGCGAAGCATTCAGGAAGCTGCCCTGGAAGCTGCCACATTGCGTTTCAGGCCTATCCTGATGACCAGTTTGGCGACGATCCTCGGGGCGTTGCCGATTGCCATGGCGCTCGGTTCCGCGGGCCGGAGCAGGATGTCGATGGGTATCGTGATCATGGGCGGTCTGCTGTTTTCGCTTGTTCTCACGCTGTATGTCATCCCGGCTATTTATACGTTCTTTTCGCGGCCCAAAAATTTCGAGAAGATAAAAATGATAGAACGCGTTGCCCGCGATAGTGAATTGGAAGAGCCGGCGCATTTTTAA
- the metK gene encoding methionine adenosyltransferase gives MPYLFTSESVSEGHPDKVADQISDALIDNFLAWDTNSKVACETLVTTGQVVLAGEVKTNTYLDVQKITRDVIKRIGYTKSEYMFEANSCGILSAIHDQSADINQGVDRAAAAEDFESKANAQGAGDQGMMFGYATRETANYMPLALDLAHKILQEMSYIRNNEPSLIPYLRPDAKSQVTIEYSDDNVPQRIDTIVVSTQHDDFDTEEAMLAKIKSDIIDIVIPRVKAKLTPELQKLFTGDITHHINPTGKFVIGGPHGDTGLTGRKIIVDTYGGKGAHGGGAFSGKDPSKVDRSAAYATRHIAKNMVAAGLCDEVLVQVSYAIGVAEPCGLYVNTYGTAKVADNDGAIAAKIGEIFDMRPYAIEQRLKLRNPIYSETAAYGHMGRKNEIVKKTFKGANGEEKEVEVELFTWEKLDFVDAIKAKFAL, from the coding sequence ATGCCATACTTATTCACCTCGGAGTCCGTATCTGAAGGACATCCTGACAAGGTAGCCGATCAAATATCAGATGCACTGATTGACAACTTTTTAGCATGGGATACCAATAGTAAGGTGGCCTGCGAGACACTGGTAACGACCGGACAAGTAGTTTTGGCCGGCGAGGTAAAAACCAACACCTACCTGGACGTTCAGAAAATCACACGCGATGTGATCAAAAGAATTGGTTACACGAAGAGTGAATACATGTTTGAAGCCAACTCCTGCGGTATTCTCTCGGCAATCCACGACCAGAGCGCGGATATCAACCAGGGGGTAGACCGCGCAGCGGCTGCCGAAGATTTCGAATCCAAAGCGAATGCGCAAGGTGCCGGCGACCAGGGTATGATGTTCGGATACGCGACCCGCGAGACTGCGAACTACATGCCGCTTGCACTCGACCTGGCCCACAAGATTCTCCAGGAGATGTCGTACATCCGCAACAATGAGCCTTCACTTATCCCTTATCTGCGGCCAGACGCGAAGTCACAGGTAACGATCGAATATAGCGATGACAATGTGCCGCAACGTATCGATACCATCGTCGTTTCGACGCAGCATGACGACTTCGACACGGAGGAAGCGATGCTCGCAAAAATCAAAAGCGACATAATCGATATCGTTATCCCCCGCGTGAAGGCAAAACTGACGCCTGAACTGCAAAAGCTGTTCACAGGCGATATTACGCACCATATCAACCCTACCGGAAAATTTGTAATCGGCGGGCCTCATGGCGACACCGGTCTGACTGGCCGTAAAATCATCGTGGATACTTACGGTGGTAAAGGCGCACACGGCGGTGGTGCATTCTCCGGAAAAGATCCTTCGAAAGTCGACCGCTCTGCGGCATATGCGACCCGCCACATCGCTAAAAACATGGTAGCGGCAGGGCTATGCGACGAAGTTCTCGTGCAGGTTTCCTACGCGATCGGTGTCGCCGAACCTTGCGGCCTGTACGTGAACACGTACGGAACTGCAAAAGTGGCCGACAACGACGGAGCAATCGCGGCAAAAATCGGGGAGATCTTCGACATGCGCCCGTACGCTATCGAGCAGCGTCTGAAACTGCGTAACCCGATCTATTCCGAAACAGCCGCTTACGGTCACATGGGACGCAAAAACGAGATCGTTAAGAAAACCTTCAAAGGTGCTAACGGCGAAGAAAAAGAAGTTGAAGTTGAACTCTTTACCTGGGAGAAACTCGATTTTGTAGATGCTATCAAAGCGAAATTTGCTTTGTAA
- the lipA gene encoding lipoyl synthase, whose product MIELPVIPSERRKRPDWLRVKLPAGPEFRKVRQLVDNYKLHTICESGNCPNMGECWGAGTATFMILGNVCTRSCSFCAVATGRPNEYDTDEPRRVAEAIKLMQVKHAVITSVNRDELKDKGAEIWYQTVRQVKENTPETTIETLIPDVKSNWDALIHMIEAGQEVVSHNMETVERLYRAVRPQAKYARSLEQIKRTKEFGQRTKSGIMLGLGETREEVYKAMDDLVENGLDILTLGQYLQPTKMHHEVIEWITPEMFENYREEGLKRGLKYVESGPLVRSSYHAERHVNVPI is encoded by the coding sequence ATGATTGAACTGCCAGTAATACCGTCGGAACGCAGAAAACGTCCCGATTGGCTCCGGGTTAAACTTCCCGCAGGCCCTGAATTCAGGAAAGTAAGACAGCTGGTCGATAATTATAAACTCCACACCATTTGCGAAAGTGGAAACTGCCCGAATATGGGCGAATGCTGGGGTGCCGGAACGGCCACCTTCATGATCCTCGGCAATGTGTGTACCAGAAGTTGCAGTTTTTGTGCGGTGGCTACCGGGCGGCCCAACGAATACGATACCGACGAGCCCCGGCGCGTTGCCGAAGCCATCAAGCTGATGCAGGTGAAACATGCGGTAATCACGTCGGTGAACCGTGATGAACTGAAAGACAAAGGCGCCGAAATCTGGTACCAGACCGTTCGCCAGGTGAAGGAAAATACGCCCGAAACCACTATCGAAACGCTGATACCCGACGTAAAAAGCAATTGGGACGCGCTGATCCACATGATCGAGGCGGGCCAGGAGGTGGTTTCCCACAACATGGAAACGGTAGAACGTTTATACCGTGCGGTGCGCCCGCAAGCCAAGTACGCCCGTAGCCTGGAACAAATCAAACGTACCAAGGAATTCGGGCAACGCACCAAATCGGGCATTATGCTGGGACTGGGAGAAACACGGGAAGAAGTATACAAAGCCATGGACGACCTGGTCGAAAACGGCCTGGATATCCTGACGCTCGGGCAATATCTGCAGCCTACCAAAATGCACCACGAGGTTATCGAGTGGATCACGCCGGAAATGTTTGAGAATTACAGGGAAGAAGGCCTGAAACGCGGCCTGAAATACGTCGAATCGGGCCCGCTGGTCCGTTCGAGCTACCATGCGGAGCGGCATGTGAACGTTCCGATTTAA